A window of Diospyros lotus cultivar Yz01 chromosome 14, ASM1463336v1, whole genome shotgun sequence contains these coding sequences:
- the LOC127789611 gene encoding uncharacterized protein LOC127789611 isoform X1: MSENAGCSVYVGNLDERVSDRVLYDILIQAGRIVDLHIPRDKETNRPKGFAFAEYETEEIADYAVSLFTGLVTLYNRTLKFAKQISRDKPSPNLPLATMPTLNSSTKMELPPVPLNNTKVSPYSPKLLTPLAPGLVHKYRPHFDKNYDYSRRSFRGNK, encoded by the exons ATGTCTGAGAACGCCGGTTGCTCGGTTTACGTCG GTAATTTGGATGAAAGAGTAAGTGACAGGGTGCTGTATGATATTCTCATTCAAGCAGGACGTATTGTGGACTTGCATATTCCTCGAGATAAGGAAACCAATCGACCTAAAGGCTTTGCCTTTGCAGAATATGAAACTGAAGAGATTGCAGACTATGCTGTTAGCCTTTTCACTGGGCTTGTAACTCTCTATAACCGTACACTCAAATTTGCG AAACAGATTTCTAGGGACAAGCCCTCACCAAACTTGCCCTTAGCAACCATGCCTACATTGAATTCTTCTACCAAGATGGAGCTGCCCCCTGTACCATTGAACAATACCAAAGTTTCTCCATATTCACCAAAATTGTTAACACCAC TTGCACCTGGTCTAGTACACAAATATAGACCACATTTTGACAAGAATTATGACTACAGTCGGAGGAGTTTTCGGGGCAACAAGTGA
- the LOC127789611 gene encoding uncharacterized protein LOC127789611 isoform X2, with the protein MSENAGCSVYVGNLDERVSDRVLYDILIQAGRIVDLHIPRDKETNRPKGFAFAEYETEEIADYAVSLFTGLVTLYNRTLKFAISRDKPSPNLPLATMPTLNSSTKMELPPVPLNNTKVSPYSPKLLTPLAPGLVHKYRPHFDKNYDYSRRSFRGNK; encoded by the exons ATGTCTGAGAACGCCGGTTGCTCGGTTTACGTCG GTAATTTGGATGAAAGAGTAAGTGACAGGGTGCTGTATGATATTCTCATTCAAGCAGGACGTATTGTGGACTTGCATATTCCTCGAGATAAGGAAACCAATCGACCTAAAGGCTTTGCCTTTGCAGAATATGAAACTGAAGAGATTGCAGACTATGCTGTTAGCCTTTTCACTGGGCTTGTAACTCTCTATAACCGTACACTCAAATTTGCG ATTTCTAGGGACAAGCCCTCACCAAACTTGCCCTTAGCAACCATGCCTACATTGAATTCTTCTACCAAGATGGAGCTGCCCCCTGTACCATTGAACAATACCAAAGTTTCTCCATATTCACCAAAATTGTTAACACCAC TTGCACCTGGTCTAGTACACAAATATAGACCACATTTTGACAAGAATTATGACTACAGTCGGAGGAGTTTTCGGGGCAACAAGTGA
- the LOC127789611 gene encoding uncharacterized protein LOC127789611 isoform X3, with product MSENAGCSVYVGNLDERVSDRVLYDILIQAGRIVDLHIPRDKETNRPKGFAFAEYETEEIADYAVSLFTGLVTLYNRTLKFALYLLG from the exons ATGTCTGAGAACGCCGGTTGCTCGGTTTACGTCG GTAATTTGGATGAAAGAGTAAGTGACAGGGTGCTGTATGATATTCTCATTCAAGCAGGACGTATTGTGGACTTGCATATTCCTCGAGATAAGGAAACCAATCGACCTAAAGGCTTTGCCTTTGCAGAATATGAAACTGAAGAGATTGCAGACTATGCTGTTAGCCTTTTCACTGGGCTTGTAACTCTCTATAACCGTACACTCAAATTTGCG CTCTATTTGCTTGGGTGA